A region of Candidatus Eisenbacteria bacterium DNA encodes the following proteins:
- a CDS encoding CPBP family intramembrane metalloprotease, with the protein MTQLVWADHALALVLVVFFPIRSATFGYRRLREAAVPQVPVMRRKLYGQAIVMQWSFVAVIAALWWWRGRAWQALGLDLPSGPLAPWWLALTALLIGFLIVQVRRVRHDPATLAQLRGRLAALERMLPHDRAELRSFRAVSLTAGVCEEILFRGFLFHYGSQFVPPLLAAGAVSLAFGIGHSYQGVRGVLQTAIAGMVLSLPVLTTGSLFVSMVWHAAGDLYAGQLGFHAVTAPGAVAATEVADPHGGAHGEA; encoded by the coding sequence ATGACGCAACTGGTGTGGGCCGACCACGCGCTCGCGCTGGTGCTGGTGGTGTTCTTTCCGATTCGCTCGGCGACCTTCGGCTATCGGCGTCTGCGCGAGGCCGCCGTGCCGCAGGTGCCCGTCATGCGGCGAAAGCTCTACGGCCAGGCGATCGTGATGCAGTGGTCGTTCGTCGCGGTGATCGCCGCACTCTGGTGGTGGCGCGGTCGCGCGTGGCAGGCGCTCGGTCTCGACCTGCCGAGCGGTCCGCTCGCACCGTGGTGGCTCGCCCTGACGGCGCTGCTGATCGGGTTCCTGATCGTTCAGGTGAGGCGCGTGCGCCATGATCCGGCGACGCTCGCACAACTTCGCGGACGCCTTGCGGCCCTCGAGCGCATGCTGCCGCACGATCGCGCCGAGCTGCGGAGCTTTCGAGCCGTGTCGCTGACCGCCGGAGTCTGCGAAGAGATCCTGTTCCGCGGATTCCTGTTCCATTACGGTTCGCAGTTCGTGCCGCCGCTGCTTGCGGCCGGGGCAGTGTCTTTGGCGTTCGGCATCGGGCATTCGTATCAGGGCGTGCGCGGAGTGCTTCAAACCGCGATCGCCGGCATGGTCTTGTCGCTGCCGGTGCTGACCACCGGCTCGCTGTTCGTGTCGATGGTGTGGCACGCTGCGGGCGATCTCTACGCCGGACAGCTCGGATTCCACGCGGTGACGGCACCGGGTGCCGTCGCGGCGACCGAGGTCGCCGACCCACACGGAGGTGCGCATGGCGAAGCTTAG